The following are encoded in a window of Streptomyces sp. 11x1 genomic DNA:
- a CDS encoding alpha-L-fucosidase: protein MSQSISRRTLMVGATAVVAATGADDAFAAGGSPTAPRAYTPTWESVNRHPAAPEWFRDAKFGIYFHWGVFSVPAYDSEWYPRNMYNPDERAHRHHVATYGDPADWPYHRFIDGADDLAGRHVEFAPKLKSAGGNFDPDEWARLFVDAGARFAGPVAEHHDGYSMWDSRVNEWNSVAKGPHLDLLKLFTDAIRARKLKLLVAMHHAYNHTGFFEFAPPQSDPSLKKLYGQLSPEAENQLWYDKLKEVVDRSRPDILWQDWRLDHIDETQRLNFLSYYFNQADKWGKEVVATYKDGFNSHGSVFDYERGGPADLTAPYWLTDDSISDSSWCYTEGIGYYSLAQMLHSFVDRVSKNGTVLLNIAPQADGTIPQGQRDLLLGIGDYLKRFGESIYGTRAWTAYGEGPTKMGGGSFTRPTAGTPQDIRFTRNKAGTVLYATVLGWPGGSLTLRTLGSDRIDLASLASLRLLDATAGTYIDLDTPVQGPTGLKVTLPPTAPFEAPAYVLKFRFSGRIPVLRPATGALVFGDTRYRGDSAVLALGDHTAEQLGLAGLAPGALSALKLAPGHELVGYSGDDFTGTSWTFTEDTARVRNRITSLKVMLAPSAWFRITNVTNGLALDGGGDVPAGADLKQGTWDGSTGLQWHAVYVGDGYYKLVNRANGLVADGRGATGDGAPVKQAAWHGGTDQQWLITHRGDGRHSLANRTTKLVLDGGGNVSSGSLAKQWTWGTSTNLLWTFTEV, encoded by the coding sequence ATGTCGCAATCGATCAGCAGGCGCACGTTGATGGTCGGTGCCACGGCCGTCGTCGCGGCCACCGGGGCCGACGACGCGTTCGCGGCCGGGGGTTCACCGACCGCCCCGAGGGCCTACACCCCGACCTGGGAGTCCGTGAACCGGCACCCTGCCGCCCCCGAGTGGTTCCGGGACGCCAAGTTCGGCATCTACTTCCACTGGGGGGTGTTCAGCGTTCCGGCGTACGACAGCGAGTGGTATCCGCGCAACATGTACAACCCTGACGAGCGGGCCCATCGGCACCACGTCGCCACGTACGGGGACCCGGCCGACTGGCCGTACCACCGGTTCATCGACGGGGCCGACGATCTCGCGGGCCGCCATGTGGAGTTCGCGCCGAAGCTCAAGTCGGCGGGCGGGAACTTCGACCCCGACGAATGGGCCCGACTCTTCGTCGACGCGGGCGCGCGGTTCGCCGGACCGGTGGCCGAGCACCACGACGGCTACTCGATGTGGGACAGCCGGGTCAACGAGTGGAACTCCGTGGCCAAGGGGCCGCACCTGGACCTGCTGAAGCTTTTCACCGACGCCATCCGCGCCAGGAAGCTGAAGCTCCTGGTCGCCATGCACCACGCGTACAACCACACCGGCTTCTTCGAGTTCGCGCCCCCGCAGTCCGACCCGAGCCTCAAGAAGCTGTACGGGCAGTTGAGTCCGGAGGCGGAGAACCAGCTCTGGTACGACAAGCTCAAGGAGGTCGTCGACCGGTCCCGGCCCGACATCCTGTGGCAGGACTGGCGGCTCGACCACATCGACGAGACCCAGCGGCTGAACTTCCTGTCGTACTACTTCAACCAGGCCGACAAGTGGGGCAAGGAGGTCGTCGCCACCTACAAGGACGGCTTCAACAGCCATGGTTCGGTGTTCGACTACGAACGCGGCGGCCCCGCCGACCTCACCGCGCCCTACTGGCTGACCGACGACAGCATCTCCGACTCCAGCTGGTGCTACACCGAGGGCATCGGCTACTACTCGCTCGCGCAGATGCTGCACTCGTTCGTCGACCGCGTCAGCAAGAACGGCACCGTGCTGCTCAACATCGCCCCGCAGGCCGACGGCACCATTCCGCAGGGCCAGCGCGACCTCCTGCTCGGCATCGGCGACTACCTGAAGCGCTTCGGCGAGTCGATCTACGGCACCCGCGCCTGGACCGCGTACGGCGAGGGGCCCACCAAGATGGGCGGCGGCTCCTTCACCCGGCCCACCGCCGGCACCCCGCAGGACATCCGCTTCACCCGGAACAAGGCGGGCACCGTCCTGTACGCGACGGTCCTCGGCTGGCCCGGCGGTTCGCTGACGCTCAGGACGCTCGGCTCGGACCGGATCGACCTGGCCTCGCTGGCCTCGCTGCGCCTCCTCGACGCCACGGCCGGTACGTACATCGACCTCGACACCCCGGTGCAGGGACCGACCGGACTGAAGGTGACCCTTCCCCCGACGGCCCCCTTCGAGGCCCCCGCCTACGTCCTCAAGTTCCGCTTCTCCGGCCGGATCCCGGTCCTGCGGCCCGCCACCGGTGCCCTGGTCTTCGGGGACACCCGCTACCGCGGCGACAGCGCCGTCCTGGCCCTCGGCGACCACACGGCCGAACAGCTCGGCCTGGCCGGCCTGGCGCCGGGCGCACTCTCCGCCCTGAAGCTCGCCCCGGGCCACGAACTGGTCGGCTACTCCGGCGACGACTTCACCGGCACGTCGTGGACGTTCACCGAGGACACCGCACGGGTCCGGAACCGGATCACCTCGCTGAAGGTGATGCTCGCTCCGTCCGCCTGGTTCCGGATCACCAACGTCACCAACGGACTTGCCCTGGACGGCGGGGGAGACGTCCCCGCCGGCGCCGACCTGAAGCAGGGGACGTGGGACGGCTCCACCGGCCTGCAGTGGCACGCCGTGTACGTCGGCGACGGCTACTACAAGCTGGTGAACCGGGCCAACGGGCTCGTCGCCGACGGCCGCGGCGCCACCGGCGACGGCGCTCCCGTGAAGCAGGCGGCCTGGCACGGCGGCACCGACCAGCAGTGGCTGATCACCCACCGCGGCGACGGCCGCCACTCCCTCGCCAACCGCACCACCAAGCTCGTCCTCGACGGCGGCGGGAACGTCTCCTCCGGTTCGCTCGCCAAACAGTGGACCTGGGGCACCAGCACCAACCTGCTGTGGACCTTCACCGAGGTCTGA
- a CDS encoding Gfo/Idh/MocA family oxidoreductase: MSVQDSLGVAVVGTGRMGADHVRRISEVISGAHVAAVVDLDTDRARAIAEGVEGCAAYGDTAEALAAPGVDAVLVASPGPAHEADVLAALAHDLPVLCEKPLTPDPAAALRLLEAEQRLGHRRVQVGFMRRYDREYVKLKALLDSGDLGRPLLLHHRHRNAEAPPGFTDAMAVNDSVAHETDVTRWLLGQEITAVTVLRPRPSAHAPEGLSDPQFVVFETDGGAVVDVEIFLSARYGYQVQAEAVCEDGTARIGDGHDMLVNAAGRWGGTVTPSYLERFEDAYDRQVQAWVDATRRGEVTGPGTWDGYAVAAVSEAGVRAQTEGVRTEVELVERPALHR, from the coding sequence ATGTCCGTGCAGGACTCCCTCGGTGTCGCCGTCGTCGGCACCGGCCGGATGGGCGCCGACCATGTGCGCAGGATCTCCGAGGTGATCAGCGGCGCCCATGTGGCGGCCGTCGTCGACCTCGACACCGACCGGGCCCGGGCGATCGCCGAAGGCGTCGAGGGGTGCGCGGCCTACGGCGACACCGCCGAGGCACTGGCCGCACCCGGCGTAGACGCCGTCCTCGTCGCCTCGCCGGGCCCCGCGCACGAGGCGGACGTGCTCGCCGCCCTCGCCCACGACCTGCCCGTGCTGTGCGAGAAGCCCCTCACCCCGGACCCCGCCGCCGCGCTCCGGCTGCTGGAGGCGGAGCAGCGGCTGGGCCACCGCCGGGTCCAGGTGGGCTTCATGCGCCGCTACGACCGCGAGTACGTCAAGCTGAAGGCCCTGCTGGACAGCGGCGACCTGGGCCGGCCGCTGCTGCTGCACCACCGGCACCGCAACGCCGAGGCCCCGCCCGGTTTCACCGACGCCATGGCCGTCAACGACTCCGTGGCCCACGAGACGGACGTCACCCGCTGGCTGCTCGGGCAGGAGATCACCGCCGTCACCGTGCTGCGGCCCCGGCCGTCCGCGCACGCCCCCGAGGGCCTGAGCGACCCGCAGTTCGTCGTCTTCGAGACCGACGGCGGCGCGGTGGTGGACGTCGAGATCTTCCTCAGCGCCCGCTACGGCTACCAGGTGCAGGCCGAGGCCGTCTGCGAGGACGGCACGGCCCGCATCGGCGACGGACACGACATGCTCGTCAACGCGGCGGGCCGCTGGGGCGGCACGGTCACGCCGAGCTACCTCGAACGGTTCGAGGACGCCTACGACCGACAGGTCCAGGCCTGGGTGGACGCCACCCGGCGCGGCGAGGTCACCGGACCCGGAACCTGGGACGGGTACGCCGTCGCCGCGGTCTCCGAGGCGGGCGTCCGCGCCCAGACCGAGGGCGTCCGCACGGAGGTGGAACTCGTCGAACGCCCCGCCCTCCACCGCTGA
- a CDS encoding DUF6215 domain-containing protein has translation MSTGGQVVSAVATVGVLLGGVWLLGDLLDTTPETREPAVCSSSADPTPAARGKVSGAQLCAALNRADLPELLGTPTEQAVIASGSENESTWFDGTKTVTPEATVELDTYTVELSASYEDLPVAEAVGYLGSGAETRRVLGHTAALYSGRTIGISFRLDGSDPESAPGGVARQLLVATDPKDSGSTFELVIYRQDSQIPDDAALFRVAEKVLPTLPGWKPAT, from the coding sequence ATGAGTACGGGCGGCCAGGTGGTCTCGGCGGTGGCGACCGTCGGCGTGCTGCTGGGCGGGGTGTGGTTGCTGGGCGACCTCCTCGACACGACCCCCGAGACCCGGGAGCCGGCCGTCTGCTCGTCGTCGGCCGACCCCACTCCGGCGGCACGAGGCAAGGTCTCCGGCGCACAGCTGTGCGCCGCGCTGAACCGCGCCGACCTGCCGGAGCTCCTCGGGACGCCCACCGAGCAGGCGGTCATCGCCTCGGGCAGCGAGAACGAGTCCACCTGGTTCGACGGCACCAAGACCGTCACCCCCGAGGCGACCGTCGAACTCGACACGTACACCGTGGAGCTCTCGGCGTCGTACGAGGACCTCCCGGTCGCCGAGGCGGTCGGCTATCTGGGCTCCGGCGCCGAGACCAGGAGGGTCCTCGGACACACGGCGGCCCTGTACTCGGGCCGGACCATCGGCATCTCGTTCCGCCTCGACGGCAGCGACCCGGAGTCCGCTCCCGGCGGCGTCGCCCGGCAGCTGCTGGTCGCGACCGACCCGAAGGACAGCGGCAGCACCTTCGAACTAGTCATCTACCGCCAGGACTCCCAGATTCCGGACGACGCGGCGCTGTTCCGTGTCGCCGAGAAGGTCCTGCCGACGCTCCCGGGCTGGAAGCCCGCGACCTGA
- a CDS encoding ABC transporter substrate-binding protein: MPLARPVRHAVLFLTAGALALTGCGGSASPASPDRGPAPGGSAGHPVTLDNCGREVRVDSPPERAVSLNQGTTEILLSLGLADRVVGTATWTDPLPKGLGKANAKVPRLADDAPSFEKVLDAEPDLVVSSFASTLGKGGVATREEFEKLGVPTYLSPSDCVGKDNSGDGDGVRTEPLTMETVYGEVRDLARIFGVEERGEKLVAELRSRVRRATAGLDARGVTVLYWFANDQSPYLAGCCGAPGIITRELGAKNVFDDTDEEWPQVNWETVADRDPDVLVIGDLVRKQQTAETATKKIEFLESDPVTRNMTAVREKRYVRLPGQAMNPTIRTVEGVEKLATALREYGLTG, encoded by the coding sequence GTGCCGCTCGCACGCCCCGTCCGCCATGCCGTCCTGTTCCTGACCGCCGGTGCCCTGGCGCTGACCGGCTGCGGGGGCTCCGCTTCCCCAGCGTCGCCGGACCGCGGTCCGGCCCCCGGCGGATCCGCCGGTCATCCGGTGACGCTCGACAACTGCGGGCGCGAGGTGCGGGTCGACAGCCCGCCCGAGCGCGCCGTCTCCCTCAACCAGGGCACGACCGAGATCCTGCTCTCCCTCGGGCTCGCCGACCGTGTGGTGGGCACCGCCACCTGGACCGATCCGCTGCCGAAGGGGCTCGGGAAGGCCAACGCGAAGGTGCCCCGGCTCGCCGATGACGCGCCCTCCTTCGAGAAGGTCCTCGACGCCGAACCCGACCTCGTCGTCTCCTCGTTCGCCTCCACGCTCGGCAAGGGCGGGGTGGCGACCCGGGAGGAGTTCGAGAAGCTCGGCGTGCCCACGTATCTGTCGCCGTCGGACTGTGTGGGCAAGGACAACAGCGGGGACGGCGACGGCGTCCGCACCGAGCCGCTGACCATGGAGACGGTCTACGGCGAAGTCCGCGATCTGGCCCGGATCTTCGGGGTCGAGGAGCGCGGCGAGAAGCTGGTGGCCGAGCTGAGGTCCCGGGTGAGGAGGGCGACCGCCGGACTCGACGCGCGTGGGGTCACCGTCCTGTACTGGTTCGCCAATGACCAATCCCCGTACCTCGCCGGGTGCTGCGGCGCCCCCGGGATCATCACCCGTGAACTGGGCGCGAAGAACGTCTTCGACGACACCGACGAGGAGTGGCCCCAGGTCAACTGGGAGACCGTCGCCGACCGCGACCCGGACGTCCTCGTCATCGGGGACCTGGTCCGCAAGCAGCAGACGGCCGAGACTGCCACGAAGAAGATCGAGTTCCTGGAGTCCGACCCGGTCACCCGGAACATGACGGCGGTGCGCGAGAAGCGGTACGTAAGGCTGCCGGGCCAGGCCATGAACCCCACGATCCGCACCGTCGAGGGCGTGGAGAAGCTCGCGACGGCGCTGCGCGAGTACGGCCTCACGGGATGA